One genomic window of Aethina tumida isolate Nest 87 chromosome 3, icAetTumi1.1, whole genome shotgun sequence includes the following:
- the LOC109608554 gene encoding zinc finger protein 480 produces the protein MRHLEKFQISSTSSDGFDVKSEYFESLDMKSEYFDDIEDMKEQIPDLLDENFIKQELCHEKDSLIGANLNLDDNDSGEEFDPILKSEVKKNRRKATAPQRAIQIENGSIGNSSESSQDLVESLGTSFMNNQAGLCMILGVQDNIIDPAEGGDILNEINEDDIFKDLQEEADGEKIDSEILDNVKEEWRAHWGIKCNMCEQVFPHKFKFDEHYTTTYNLVPVYTCTFCNKTAEKYSTFRSHCYRHITEGRYKCDECSKGFSLRSMLHVHILAKHTKAKPFICEECGRSFVTKPGLKIHLKKHKTETKEDYPCVECGKILHTRGGLTSHMNVHRLGRRFMCDVCGKTFTQKVNMQQHVKQHTGDKPHVCDKCGKTFAEKSHLARHYSFHSDVRPFKCKVCQKMYKTERCLKVHSLVHAEARPFVCDYCHKGFLSSTKLKQHYNIHTGERPYKCKYCERTFTNYPNWLKHTRRRHKVDHKTGAELEPKPTVAYLPKEESAPAVVVNATVPSADPLFAKPQLDADSEQILADISMLKTEDLLQQGLLNFTPVDDKFLMQPQLDLNSGGSSMGLLVPYFQSTLPSHQTLRQPNTSTVIPLQLSEFLHTSYIQQTLPCD, from the exons ATGAGGCACTTGGAGAAATTTCAGATAAGTTCCACCTCGTCCGATGGATTCGACGTCAAATCCGAGTACTTTGAATCACTGGACATGAAATCGGAGTACTTCGACGACATAGAAGACATGAAAGAACAGATACCTGATCTTCTAGacgaaaactttattaaacaaGAACTTTGTCATGAAAAGGACAGTTTGATCGGTGCTAATCTAAACCTGGACGACAACGACTCAGGCGAAGAGTTCGATCCTATTCTCAAAAGCGAGGTCAAGAAGAACAGGAGGAAAGCAACAGCACCACAGCGAGCAATCCAAATTGAGAATGGATCGATTGGCAACAGTTCTGAGTCTTCGCAGGATTTAGTTGAGAGTTTGGGCACAAGTTTTATGAACAATCAAGCGGGCTTATGCATGATTCTGGGGGTTCAAGACAATATCATTGATCCTGCAGAAGGTGGGGATATTTTGAATGAGATCAACGAGgatgatatttttaaggatCTCCAAGAGGAAGCTG ATGGTGAAAAAATTGACAgtgaaatattagataatgtGAAAGAAGAATGGCGAGCCCATTGGGGCATAAAATGCAATATGTGCGAACAAGTTTTCCCGCACAAGTTTAAATTCGACGAACATTACACCACTACTTATAATTTAGTGCCAGTTTATACTTGCACCTTTTGCAATAAGACtgctgaaaaatattcaactttCAGATCTCATTGTTACCGTCACATAACTGAGGGTAGATACAA gtgTGATGAGTGTTCCAAAGGATTTAGTTTAAGGAGCATGCTTCATGTACATATTCTGGCCAAACACACCAAAGCAAAGCCTTTTATATGTGAAGAGTGTGGGAGGAGTTTTGTGACCAAACCAGGattgaaaatacatttaaaaaaacataagaCTGAAACTAAGGAAGACTATCCTTGTGTAGAATGCgggaaaat ATTACACACAAGAGGCGGACTAACATCACATATGAATGTACACAGACTTGGCAGGAGATTTATGTGTGACGTGTGTGGAAAAACGTTCACCCAAAAAGTCAACATGCAGCAACACGTCAAGCAGCATACAGGAGACAAACCCCATGTCTGTGATAAATGTGGAAAAAC GTTTGCTGAAAAATCCCACTTGGCAAGGCACTATAGTTTCCACAGTGACGTTCGTCCGTTCAAATGCAAAGTATGCCAAAAAATGTACAAGACTGAAAGGTGCTTAAAGGTCCATAGTCTGGTTCATGCGGAGGCCCGGCCCTTCGTTTGCGATTATTGTCACAAGGGATTTCTGAGCAGCACCAAACTGAAG CAACACTACAATATACACACAGGCGAACGCCCGTACAAATGCAAGTACTGCGAACGAACATTTACGAACTACCCGAACTGGCTGAAGCACACACGTCGCCGTCACAAAGTCGATCACAAGACCGGCGCCGAACTGGAACCGAAGCCGACAGTGGCGTACTTACCGAAAGAGGAATCCGCCCCAGCTGTTGTGGTCAACGCCACCGTCCCCAGTGCGGATCCTTTGTTTGCGAAGCCGCAGCTGGACGCGGATAGTGAGCAGATACTGGCCGACATCAGCATGCTGAAAACTGAAGACCTGTTGCAGCAGGGGCTGCTCAATTTTACGCCAGTTGACGATAAGTTTTTGATGCAGCCCCAATTGGATctcaatt ctgGAGGCAGCTCAATGGGGTTATTGGTGCCGTATTTCCAATCAACGTTGCCATCACATCAGACCCTGAGACAGCCCAACACGTCGACAGTAATACCGCTACAATTGAGTGAATTTTTACACACTTCTTACATTCAACAGACGTTACCTTGTGATTAG
- the LOC109608542 gene encoding basic phospholipase A2 2 isoform X1, whose product MVRSVLLFTVLSGAVLLVSDALIPRERFDIVQRPNDANITFMGYSNNPFGYSLRVSSNNSIQLSVQNIPRESRNKRGVLDLYNMVNCATGCNPLKYKGYGCFCGFLGSGYPVDGIDRCCKLHDWCYDAANCPMFLEYFVPYLWKCYHNKPLCAIHGDFKEPNSCARRLCECDRRLSECLKRYPCPSSRAFCRSAPLRFIQNSFPILT is encoded by the exons ATGGTACGCTCTGTGCTTCTTTTTACTGTTCTTTCTGGCGCCGTTCTTTTGG TTTCAGATGCATTAATACCCAGGGAGAGATTTGATATTGTGCAAAGACCAAACGATGCAAACATAACGTTTATGGGCTACTCAAACAATCCATTCGGATATTCCCTCAGGGTTTCCAGCAACAATTCCAT ACAATTATCGGTGCAGAATATTCCGAGGGAATCAAGGAACAAAAGGGGTGTACTAGATTTGTACAATATGGTGAACTGCGCGACGGGTTGCAATCCACTTAAATATAAAGGTTATGGGTGTTTTTGTGGGTTTCTGGGCTCTGGTTATCCAGTCGATGGAATTGATAG aTGTTGTAAATTGCACGACTGGTGTTACGATGCGGCTAACTGCCCAATGTTCCTCGAATACTTTGTCCCTTATCTATGGAAATGCTACCACAACAAACCTTTATGTG CTATACATGGTGATTTTAAAGAGCCGAATTCTTGTGCAAGAAGACTGTGCGAGTGCGACCGTAGGCTTTCGGAATGTCTAAAAAGATATCCATGTCCATCGTCCAGGGCTTTTTGCCGATCCGCTCCGCTACGATTTATACAGAATTCCTTTCCGATTTTAACCTGA
- the LOC109608550 gene encoding putative carbonic anhydrase 3, translating into MSRVHRVSILVLLLSGFTIGWKYHDEEHWPSLCKSGKMQSPIDLETNEATPVFYTPFVWENYFTQAQARVKNNGHSAEVRLKLDAENVPEVKGGNLPNVYVLDHLHFHWHSEHTVDGSSYPLELHLVHHAKQYGNLTEALKDPQGVAVFGVLFDISPDDDNLLKPLISVMKSVKSNNDLREMDNFNVLYFLPRDTAGYFRYDGSLTTPGCNEGILWTVFTNTLPISKQQVEAFAEINDSEGKNLQENFRSLQEPNDRKILIKISPVRSRSSGSMMNTASVIVLIGSVYLFAIMY; encoded by the exons GTTTTACAATCGGATGGAAATACCACGATGAAG AACATTGGCCATCATTATGTAAAAGTGGCAAAATGCAGTCGCCTATTGATTTGGAAACTAACGAGGCTACGCCAGTATTTTACACACCCTTCGTTTGGGAGAACTACTTCACCCAGGCCCAAGCTCGCGTAAAAAACAATGGTCATTCAG cggAGGTCCGATTGAAATTGGACGCAGAAAACGTTCCGGAAGTCAAAGGGGGCAACCTTCCCAACGTCTACGTCTTGGATCATTTGCATTTCCACTGGCACTCGGAGCACACAGTCGACGGTTCCAG ttatccGCTGGAATTGCATTTGGTCCACCATGCCAAACAATACGGCAATTTGACTGAGGCTTTGAAAGATCCACAGGGCGTTGCTGTTTTCGGCGTACTGTTCGAC ATATCTCCAGACGATGACAACCTGCTCAAACCACTGATTTCAGTAatgaaatctgtaaaatctaatAACGATCTCAGGGAAATGGATAACTTCAACGTTCTTTATTTCTTGCCGAGAGACACCGCAGGATATTTCAGATACGATGGATCGTTAACTACGCCAGGCTgtaatgaaggtattttatggACCGTTTTTACCAACACTCTTCCTATTTCCAAACAGCAg GTGGAGGCGTTTGCTGAAATCAACGATAGCGAGGGCAAAAATCTACAGGAAAACTTCAGGTCGTTGCAGGAACCAAAcgacagaaaaatattaattaaaattagtccgGTGAGATCCAGGAGTTCGGGCTCAATGATGAACACTGCGTCTGTCATAGTGCTAATTGGTtccgtttatttatttgccatTATGTACTAG
- the LOC109608541 gene encoding transcription factor SPT20 homolog, producing the protein MEFHFNINDIFKEPITEIDQNLLPSDFRGDRRQVWDAIQKVTQVVNAMGEASAAAQGLKKPITTSDRVRNSNNKLYFMVDSAANGGKGAVTGMLKTGNKGLYVFDKEGQYYQVNPKCVLDFYVPETRQRAGYGKMLFQHMLQKEQITPEKMAIDRPNDNLLKFMTKHYNLNEPVKQKNNFVVYNQFFPKTSKANAENKEYYERKLAANGLQYAVTTNPSLYAMEQVAPTNANQDEMMNQENLQDFQEHQQENSLQRAHVVEQNAQQQNQQYVHTNIEPKPAQAQNQQFYIQDNPQQHYMNVQNPGNDTTSYQQKIHQTPQHINNETFLQTDQGQNQQHYNQDIPLNVLQQNYTNLENLGNVPSTYQPENQFIYAVNPTNNATNIAQNQQPYPAATVPQQQNQKPYATASVPQQNYQQQTTTRNIAQNQQSYHTATVTQQNYQQHTTTGNIPQQQSYPTAAVSQQNYRQQNQQLVAPTASETLNYADVPISNIAQGQNQQVYHHENMMPLPQQSYMNVQNPTNVTNYQQQNQQPVYANPVNTSSTIVQQQPQLVQQNQGTYLQGNLPQQVYTNLQNPNNVTTDYYQQNQQVVQNDQYYNQVNPPQLVNIQNQATLRPIPTQQPDHQRVHFNDVPQTQSAPAFNKQQPSHQPAHPNVQTVQSQQIPSGYDTTTTQSVPNVQASQSQPNTANQNVVDSGDEGDRSRLPGRINLGSAAPSRVSSNVGVPPQAASADPSRHVMNVPQQCPMRVPATSSGDGQRATQRSVHTLPSVNEDCRGTSDTANRKETPQIVQENFRPDRLMHEDGSLRFGYPPQKSRRAN; encoded by the exons ATGGAATTCCATTTCAACATCAACGACATATTCAAGGAGCCGATAACGGAAATCGATCAGAACCTGCTCCCCTCAGATTTCAGAGGTGACAGGAGGCAAGTTTGGGATGCGATACAAAAGGTGACGCAGGTAGTGAACGCCATGGGTGAGGCTTCGGCCGCAGCCCAAGGTTTGAAGAAGCCCATCACCACGAGCGATCGCGTCAGGAActccaataataaattgtatttcatGGTTGACAGCGCCGCGAATGGCGGCAAGGGTGCTGTCACTGGAATGCTGAAGACGGGAAATAAAGGGTTATATGTTTTCGACAAGGAAGGACAATATTACCAGGTCAATCCGAAGTGTGTGCTGGATTTTTACGTGCCGGAAACCCGCCAAAGAGCCGGTTATGGGAAGATGTTGTTTCAACACATGCTGCAGAAGGAACAAATCACACCTGAGAAAATGGCGATTGACAGGCCCAATGACAACTTATTAAAGTTCATGACCAAACACTACAACTTAAATGAACCGGTGAAGCAAAAGAACAATTTTGTTGTGTACAACCAGTTTTTTCCGAAAACGTCTAAAGCTAATGCTGAAAATAAAGAGTATTATGAGAGAAAATTGGCGGCGAATGGGTTGCAGTATGCCGTCACCACGAATCCAAGTCTGTATGCCATGGAACag GTAGCACCTACAAATGCCAATCAGGATGAAATGATGAACCAAGAAAATTTGCAAGATTTTCAGGAGCATCAACAAGAAAATTCCCTTCAGCGAGCCCACGTGGTTGAACAAAATGCCCAACAACAAAATCAGCAATATGTTCACACTAACATCGAACCTAAACCTGCTCAGGCTCAAaaccaacaattttatattcaagacAATCCTCAACAACACTACATGAATGTGCAAAATCCCGGCAATGATACTACAAGCtatcaacaaaaaattcatcaaactcCACAACATATCAacaatgaaacatttttacaaacaGATCAGGGACAAAATCAGCAACATTATAATCAGGACATTCCTTTAAATGTacttcaacaaaattatacaaatttagaaaatttaggtAATGTTCCATCAACTTATCAGCcagaaaatcaatttatttatgcagTCAACCCAACTAACAACGCTACAAATATTGCTCAAAATCAACAACCTTATCCTGCTGCAACTGTTCCTCAACAACAGAACCAAAAACCTTATGCCACTGCAAGTGTTCCTcaacaaaattatcaacaacaGACAACAACGAGAAATATTGCTCAGAACCAACAGTCCTATCATACGGCAACTGTCACTcaacaaaattatcaacaacaCACTACTACGGGAAATATTCCTCAACAACAATCTTATCCTACTGCAGCAGTTTCTCAACAAAATTATCGACAACAGAATCAGCAATTAGTTGCACCTACAGCTAGTGAGACATTAAATTATGCAGATGTGCCAATAAGTAACATTGCACAAGGGCAGAATCAACAAGTTTATCATCATGAAAACATGATGCCTTTACCTCAACAATCTTATATGAATGTTCAAAATCCAACAAATGTTACCAATTATCAACAGCAAAATCAGCAACCTGTTTATGCTAATCCTGTCAACACATCATCTACTATTGTTCAACAGCAGCCACAGCTAGTTCAGCAAAATCAAGGAACTTATTTACAAGGGAACCTGCCCCAACAAGTCTACACGAACCTCCAGAATCCCAATAATGTTACTACAGATTATTACCAACAAAACCAACAAGTTGTCCAAAATGATCAATACTACAATCAAGTAAATCCACCACAACTTGTTAACATACAAAATCAAGCAACGTTGCGACCAATTCCAACACAGCAACCAGACCATCAACGTGTACATTTCAACGACGTACCTCAGACGCAATCAGCTCCGGCCTTTAATAAGCAACAACCTTCGCACCAGCCGGCGCATCCGAACGTACAAACGGTTCAGTCCCAGCAAATACCATCGGGCTACGATACAACCACAACACAATCAGTGCCCAACGTCCAAGCATCCCAATCGCAGCCCAACACCGCCAACCAAAACGTCGTGGATTCCGGCGACGAAGGTGACAGATCTCGTCTTCCGGGCAGGATTAATCTAGGAAGTGCGGCACCTTCCCGCGTCTCCTCCAACGTGGGAGTGCCGCCGCAAGCCGCTAGTGCCGATCCGTCCAGACATGTGATGAATGTGCCTCAACAGTGCCCGATGCGAGTGCCGGCTACAAGTTCGGGTGATGGGCAGAGAGCTACGCAAAGGAGCGTGCACACTCTGCCTTCCGTCAACGAGGATTGTCGCGGGACGTCCGACACTGCAAACAGGAAGGAGACACCTCAAATTGTTCAGGAAAATTTCAGGCCGGATAGATTGATGCACGAAGACGGCTCGCTCAGATTCGGGTACCCGCCCCAAAAATCTAGAAGAGCAAATTGA
- the LOC109607441 gene encoding carbonic anhydrase 4, producing MFNKYKVSMMIFYKLLSLLSISTGISAYINDRNNYGIRTTSWSYSDIGSWGKKCKNGKMQSPIHIEPNTTISAGYKKFHISNADSKEFATIYNNGHTVQILFPKSKIILSGGGLLSSYRIDNIHFHWGGEHTIASEQRAVLEVHLVFYDVKYKSTEEAAKNKGFTVLAVLVDNVTQCDPSNSWTTIGNQISDIIKANGEASLQRKIKIEDFLPSSRSFYRYIGSLTTPDCTENILWNVFESRISVCNRIVINIERIMCSAHWNYGDLSSWPASCTGESQSPINIDPNNLKASDLRTHSLTGIYNNNPAKIVNNGHTVSVHMLNREKIVLGTGGTTGNFHLDHIHFHWPSEHTIEGKKFPLEIHLVFMLCNCKNFCSCFKSSNVVVLSTLVKLGTKLNASFNEICEKMHEIEKADVNNFVELDNTICVSDFLPNNLLNYYRYEGSLTTPDCREGIPWTVFSQPLAIRMDQIRKIKHIRGHDGEILWRNSRPVQPLHGRRVFVPKSCVPKNY from the exons atgtttaataaatataaagtctccatgatgattttttacaaacttttatCTTTGTTGTCGATTTCAACTGGAATAAGTGCCTATATTAATGATCGTAACAACTATG gtATTAGAACTACAAGTTGGTCTTATTCTGATATag GTAGTTGGggaaaaaaatgtaagaatGGAAAAATGCAAAGCCCCATTCATATTGAACCGAATACAACTATTAGTGctggttataaaaaatttcatattagtAATGCTGACTCGAAAGAATTTGCAACCATATACAATAATGGACACACAG TTCAAATTCTATTCCCCAAgtccaaaattatattaagcgGTGGAGGTTTACTCAGTAGCTACCGTATTGATAACATCCACTTTCATTGGGGTGGTGAACACACAATCGCCTCCGAACAAcg agCTGTATTAGAAGTgcatttagtattttatgatgttaaatataaaagtacggAAGAAGCTGCGAAAAATAAGGGTTTCACAGTCCTCGCAGTGCTTGTGGAT aatGTAACTCAGTGTGATCCTTCAAATTCCTGGACAACAATtggaaatcaaatttcagaTATAATCAAAGCCAATGGGGAAGCTTCTCTTCAGcgtaaaatcaaaattgaagACTTTTTGCCCTCATCCCGGTCCTTTTATCGATACATTGGATCTTTAACCACTCCCGACtgtactgaaaatattttgtggaaTGTTTTCGAGTCGAGAATTTCCGTGTGCAACCGAATTGTGATTAATATTGAACGCATTATGT gttCTGCTCATTGGAATTATGGAGATTTGA GTTCTTGGCCAGCATCCTGCACGGGAGAGAGTCAAAGCCCAATCAATATCGACCCGAACAATTTGAAGGCCTCAGATTTACGTACACATTCATTAACTggcatttacaataataatccAGCAAAAATAGTCAACAACGGACACACgg TTTCCGTACACATGTTAAACCGAGAGAAGATCGTGTTGGGAACGGGGGGAACAACCGGCAATTTTCACTTGGACCACATTCACTTTCATTGGCCGTCTGAACACACGATCGaaggaaaaaa ATTTCCGCTTGAAATTCATCTGGTGTTTATGCTGtgcaattgtaaaaatttttgttcgtGCTTCAAGTCGTCTAACGTTGTGGTGTTGAGTACTCTAGTTAAG CTGGGTACCAAATTAAATGCGTCGTTTAACGAAATATGCGAAAAAATgcatgaaattgaaaaagccGATGTCAACAATTTTGTGGAACTTGATAATACTATTTGTGTAAGCGATTTTCTCCccaataatttactaaactaTTACCGCTACGAAGGGTCGTTAACAACTCCGGATTGCAGAGAAGGTATTCCTTGGACCGTTTTCTCCCAGCCATTAGCTATCCGTATGGATCAG ataagaaaaataaaacatattcgtGGTCATGACGGAGAGATTTTGTGGCGAAATTCTAGACCTGTACAACCTTTACATGGTAGAAGGGTGTTTGTACCTAAAAGTTGTGTgccgaaaaattattaa
- the LOC109608542 gene encoding basic phospholipase A2 2 isoform X2, which translates to MVRSVLLFTVLSGAVLLDALIPRERFDIVQRPNDANITFMGYSNNPFGYSLRVSSNNSIQLSVQNIPRESRNKRGVLDLYNMVNCATGCNPLKYKGYGCFCGFLGSGYPVDGIDRCCKLHDWCYDAANCPMFLEYFVPYLWKCYHNKPLCAIHGDFKEPNSCARRLCECDRRLSECLKRYPCPSSRAFCRSAPLRFIQNSFPILT; encoded by the exons ATGGTACGCTCTGTGCTTCTTTTTACTGTTCTTTCTGGCGCCGTTCTTTTGG ATGCATTAATACCCAGGGAGAGATTTGATATTGTGCAAAGACCAAACGATGCAAACATAACGTTTATGGGCTACTCAAACAATCCATTCGGATATTCCCTCAGGGTTTCCAGCAACAATTCCAT ACAATTATCGGTGCAGAATATTCCGAGGGAATCAAGGAACAAAAGGGGTGTACTAGATTTGTACAATATGGTGAACTGCGCGACGGGTTGCAATCCACTTAAATATAAAGGTTATGGGTGTTTTTGTGGGTTTCTGGGCTCTGGTTATCCAGTCGATGGAATTGATAG aTGTTGTAAATTGCACGACTGGTGTTACGATGCGGCTAACTGCCCAATGTTCCTCGAATACTTTGTCCCTTATCTATGGAAATGCTACCACAACAAACCTTTATGTG CTATACATGGTGATTTTAAAGAGCCGAATTCTTGTGCAAGAAGACTGTGCGAGTGCGACCGTAGGCTTTCGGAATGTCTAAAAAGATATCCATGTCCATCGTCCAGGGCTTTTTGCCGATCCGCTCCGCTACGATTTATACAGAATTCCTTTCCGATTTTAACCTGA
- the LOC109608533 gene encoding uncharacterized protein LOC109608533: MMLLYKLSFLLTIYTCGVSTRHGWSYNDIEGWGGDCNNGRMQSPINIDPNTSVNAKYQKFHITTKYATLYNNGHTVDIEFPKTETILTGGGLPSTYRLDNIHFHWGSEHTIASERAPLEVHLVFFDVQYKNVEEAVKNNGVAVLGVLANNVTECNPSNSWMTIGNQILGIIQAKGDEVFVPSHIDIDEFLPSSKTFYRYIGSLTTPKCSEHVLWTVFESKISVCNQIIDVIKSIHDVTGEPMEETFRPVQPLNGRQVFKYVQPDDDKVNHDTNNGSWSYDNVVSWGGVCNTGKMQSPIDIDPDTTIKMKYEQLFISNVDRYECATLHNNGHTVEIQLPKAEITVSGGALPSTYRLHNIHFHWGSEHTIVSERAALEIHLVFFDVKYKDLDEAVKNNGLAVFGVLANNVTHCDNPSSWSTIGNQVTGIIKAKGAEILLRNHIKLNDFLPSSKTFYRYDGSLTTPKCSENVLWTVFMSKISVCNKIIDAIKSIHDINGKRMETTFRPVQPLNGRKVFLMQEEVKDPYVNKYYPMGFFN, encoded by the exons ATGATGTTACTTTACAAACTGTCATTTTTGTTGACGATTTATACGTGTGGAGTCAGTACCAGACATG gtTGGTCCTATAACGACATAG aGGGCTGGGGAGGCGATTGTAACAATGGAAGAATGCAAAGCCCAATAAATATTGACCCGAACACAAGTGTTAATGCCAAATATCAAAAGTTTCATATTACTACTAAATATGCAACCTTATATAATAATGGACATACTG TTGACATCGAGTTTCCCAAGACAGAAACTATATTAACTGGTGGAGGTTTACCCAGCACCTATCGTCTCGATAACATACACTTTCATTGGGGTTCCGAACACACAATTGCCTCCGAACg AGCTCCACTAGAAGTACATTTGGTATTTTTTGatgttcaatataaaaatgtggaaGAAGCTGTCAAAAATAATGGTGTCGCAGTTCTCGGAGTGTTAGCGAAT AACGTAACTGAATGCAATCCTTCAAATTCCTGGATGACAATTGGAAATCAAATTCTAGGAATAATTCAAGCCAAAGGGGATGAAGTTTTTGTTCCGTCTCATATCGATATCGATGAATTTTTGCCCTCATCAAAGACCTTTTATCGATATATTGGGTCTTTAACAACCCCTAAATGTTCTGAGCATGTATTGTGGACTGTTTTTGAGTCGAAAATTTCTGTGTGCAACcaaatt atcGACGTCATAAAGAGCATTCATGATGTCACCGGAGAGCCGATGGAAGAAACGTTTAGGCCGGTGCAACCATTAAATGGAAgacaagtatttaaatatgtacaaccCGATGATGATAAAGTTAACCATG atactaatAATGGAAGTTGGTCCTATGACAACGtag ttAGTTGGGGAGGCGTATGTAACACTGGAAAAATGCAATCCCCAATTGATATTGATCCGGACACAACtatcaaaatgaaatatgaacaattgtttattagtaatGTTGATAGATATGAATGCGCAACCTTACACAACAATGGACATACAG TTGAGATCCAACTTCCCAAGGCCGAAATTACAGTGTCCGGTGGAGCATTACCCAGTACCTACCGTCTTCATAACATTCATTTTCATTGGGGTTCTGAACACACAATCGTCTCCGAACG AGCTGCACTAGAAAtacatttagtattttttgatgTTAAATACAAGGATCTGGACGAAGCTGTGAAAAATAATGGTCTCGCAGTTTTTGGAGTGTTAGCAAAT AACGTAACCCACTGTGATAATCCAAGTTCCTGGTCGACAATTGGAAATCAAGTTACAGGAATAATCAAAGCCAAAGGGGCTGAAATTCTTCTTCGGAATCACATCAAACTGAATGACTTCTTGCCCTCATCCAAAACCTTTTATCGATATGATGGATCTTTAACCACACCTAAGTGTTCTGAGAATGTTTTGTGGACTGTTTTCATGTCGAAAATTTCCGTgtgcaataaaatt atcgACGCCATAAAGAGCATTCATGATATCAATGGAAAACGGATGGAAACAACGTTCAGACCAGTGCAACCATTAAATGGAAGAAAAGTATTCTTGATGCAAGAAGAAGTAAAAGATCCATATGTAAATAAGTATTACCCTATgggtttctttaattaa